One window of Microcoleus vaginatus PCC 9802 genomic DNA carries:
- a CDS encoding glutathione S-transferase family protein, whose translation MFKLYEYSPSGNCYKVRLLLTQLNIPFDRTEIDILQGKSRTPEFLVKNPNGRIPVLEIAPGKFLFESNAIMFYLSEETEFFPTDKFERAQVMQWLFFEQYSHEPFIATSRFWYLTGKAEEYQEALQQKQAPGYAALGVMEQHLAENEFFAGDRYTIADIGLFAYTHVADEGGFDLTRFPAIQTWIDRVKSQPRYIKITQ comes from the coding sequence ATGTTTAAACTTTACGAGTATTCCCCATCGGGCAATTGCTATAAAGTTCGCTTGCTCTTAACTCAACTTAATATTCCCTTCGATCGCACAGAAATTGATATTCTCCAAGGAAAAAGCCGCACACCTGAATTTTTGGTCAAAAATCCCAATGGCCGCATTCCGGTGTTAGAAATCGCACCGGGTAAATTTCTGTTTGAATCGAATGCAATTATGTTTTACTTGAGCGAAGAAACTGAGTTTTTCCCCACCGATAAATTTGAACGCGCTCAAGTCATGCAGTGGTTATTTTTTGAACAGTACAGTCACGAACCTTTTATTGCTACTTCTCGTTTTTGGTATTTGACAGGGAAGGCTGAAGAATATCAGGAAGCACTCCAACAAAAACAAGCACCGGGTTATGCTGCTTTGGGGGTGATGGAACAGCATTTAGCAGAAAATGAGTTTTTTGCGGGCGATCGCTATACAATTGCTGACATAGGTTTATTTGCTTACACTCACGTTGCTGACGAAGGTGGATTTGATTTAACCAGATTTCCAGCAATTCAAACTTGGATCGATCGCGTAAAAAGTCAACCTCGATATATAAAAATTACACAATGA
- a CDS encoding TenA family protein: MTNSNYLWQANQDLSEACLQHPFVRGIADGSLPQNSFAYYVAQDAFFLGAFARAYSIAAAKAPDWEGFEILHNLGSGVLEELRLHQGYAAKWGVNLQEAKPGIATRRYTDFLLATAWGSGVGLTAAAMTPCLRLYAFLGQQLAKPNIPEHAFSDWISTYSSPDFEILAKRLESLVDRYAEAGPEVEATYRYAMLCERDFFQAAWEID, encoded by the coding sequence ATGACCAATTCCAATTATCTTTGGCAAGCAAATCAAGACTTAAGCGAAGCTTGTCTGCAACATCCCTTTGTCAGAGGCATTGCTGACGGCAGCCTCCCCCAAAATAGTTTTGCATATTACGTTGCACAAGACGCATTTTTTCTGGGAGCCTTCGCTCGCGCTTACAGTATCGCTGCGGCAAAAGCACCCGACTGGGAGGGGTTTGAAATCCTCCACAATCTCGGCAGCGGTGTTTTAGAAGAACTTCGTTTGCATCAAGGATATGCAGCAAAATGGGGGGTAAACTTGCAAGAAGCCAAACCGGGAATCGCTACCCGCCGCTACACAGATTTTTTATTAGCGACAGCCTGGGGAAGCGGTGTCGGTTTGACAGCAGCCGCGATGACTCCTTGCTTGCGGTTGTATGCTTTTTTGGGACAGCAGTTAGCTAAACCTAATATACCGGAACACGCCTTTAGCGACTGGATTTCCACCTATAGCAGCCCGGATTTTGAGATTTTAGCAAAACGGCTGGAAAGTTTGGTTGATCGCTACGCAGAAGCTGGGCCGGAAGTAGAAGCAACCTATCGCTACGCTATGCTGTGCGAAAGAGACTTTTTTCAGGCAGCTTGGGAAATAGATTGA
- a CDS encoding transposase, protein MLVFEAKLEGEKQQYERLDEAIRTARFIRNYCIKYWMDNQKIGRYELSAYCAVLAKDFPWASKLNSMARQASAERAWSAIARFYDNCKKAKPGKKGFPRFKKHQTHGSVEYKTCGWKLSFDRRTITFTDGFKAGSFKLWGTRDLHFYQLKQIKRVRVVRRGDGYYVQFCLDGERVQKREPTGKIIGLDVGLTHFYTDSDGQTIENPRHLRKSDKALKRLNRRLSRTQKCSKNRAKARNRLSKKHLKVSRQRKDFAVKLARCVIRSNDLVAYEDLMVRNMVRNRKLAKSISDAAWSTFRQWLEYFGKVFGVTTVAVPPHYTSANCSNCGEEVKKSLSTRTHKCHHCGFVLDRDWNAAINILELALRTVGHTGTLYASGDIDLCLGEETPPSKSSRRKRKPKE, encoded by the coding sequence ATGCTGGTATTTGAAGCAAAACTTGAGGGAGAGAAACAACAGTATGAGCGGCTCGATGAAGCCATTCGTACTGCGCGTTTTATTCGCAATTATTGCATCAAATACTGGATGGACAACCAGAAGATTGGACGGTATGAACTGAGTGCTTATTGTGCTGTTCTCGCCAAGGACTTTCCTTGGGCAAGTAAGCTCAACTCTATGGCTCGTCAAGCTTCTGCTGAACGAGCTTGGTCTGCGATTGCTCGGTTCTACGACAACTGTAAAAAAGCTAAACCAGGAAAGAAGGGATTCCCGCGCTTTAAAAAGCATCAAACACATGGTTCTGTAGAATACAAAACCTGTGGCTGGAAGCTGTCGTTCGATAGAAGAACTATCACTTTCACCGATGGTTTTAAAGCCGGAAGTTTCAAGTTGTGGGGAACCCGTGATTTGCATTTTTATCAGTTGAAGCAGATTAAGCGTGTCCGGGTTGTCCGTCGTGGTGACGGGTACTACGTTCAGTTTTGTCTTGATGGTGAGCGAGTCCAGAAGCGAGAACCAACGGGTAAAATTATCGGTTTGGATGTTGGGTTGACGCACTTCTACACTGACTCGGACGGGCAAACGATTGAAAATCCCCGTCATCTTAGGAAGTCCGATAAAGCTCTCAAGCGGCTTAATCGTCGTCTTTCTAGAACCCAGAAATGCTCTAAAAACAGAGCCAAAGCAAGAAATCGCTTGAGCAAGAAGCACCTCAAGGTAAGCAGGCAGCGTAAAGATTTTGCCGTGAAATTGGCAAGATGCGTTATCCGGTCTAATGACTTGGTTGCCTATGAGGACTTGATGGTGCGGAACATGGTCAGAAACAGAAAGCTGGCTAAATCCATTTCTGATGCCGCGTGGTCTACTTTCCGCCAATGGTTGGAATATTTTGGCAAGGTGTTTGGAGTGACGACGGTTGCTGTTCCACCCCACTACACCAGTGCCAACTGCTCTAACTGTGGGGAAGAAGTTAAAAAGTCGTTGAGTACGAGAACTCATAAATGTCATCATTGTGGGTTTGTACTTGATAGAGACTGGAATGCGGCTATCAACATTCTTGAATTAGCACTCCGTACCGTGGGGCACACGGGAACGTTATACGCCTCTGGAGACATTGATCTCTGCTTGGGTGAGGAGACTCCTCCGAGTAAGTCAAGTCGCAGAAAGAGGAAGCCCAAAGAGTGA
- a CDS encoding PrsW family intramembrane metalloprotease: MGFLRQVPAKDAVGTPASKYQLSEDGELVIGRDRNCQIALESIGHGMVSRRHAMIRPLTQGTLTRWEICDLNSANGTYINGKKLSGCQTLETGDRISLGLDGPEFIFESPLTPYQNKPGFPAPQTGNFAASEKDNLTLTQLFPIASTGKQLSQKAYLYPGIATVIVVVSMFVAVGNSAAFNLLLSAYLAGAAYYFIYQLCGKHKPWWVLLGSALATVLIVTSPLLIGFIFVFREILPGHLPTEGETISFLPFLNRMFFGAGLMEELLKALPVLGAMLLGNWLRNPWRERIGVWEPLDGILLGSASAVGFTLLETLGQYVPNVIQNVTLQAGQDAGQLVGLQLLIPRILGSAAGHMAYSGYLGYFIGLSALKPRKRWPILGVGYFSASALHALWNASGAVSVLLLALVGVLSYAFLVAAILKARALSPNREQNFATRIFFEK; encoded by the coding sequence ATCGGATTTCTGCGACAAGTGCCAGCCAAAGACGCTGTGGGAACGCCAGCATCGAAGTACCAACTGTCTGAAGATGGGGAATTGGTCATCGGACGCGATCGCAATTGTCAAATAGCTTTAGAGTCGATCGGTCACGGCATGGTTTCCCGTCGCCACGCCATGATCCGTCCCCTAACGCAGGGTACTTTGACGAGATGGGAAATTTGCGACCTCAACAGCGCTAACGGAACTTATATCAACGGAAAAAAGCTCTCTGGCTGCCAAACTTTAGAAACAGGCGATCGCATCAGTCTCGGTCTTGACGGCCCTGAATTCATATTTGAATCTCCCCTAACCCCTTACCAAAATAAACCCGGATTCCCTGCACCACAAACGGGCAATTTTGCTGCTAGTGAAAAAGACAATCTCACTTTAACTCAATTATTCCCGATCGCCTCAACGGGCAAACAATTAAGCCAAAAAGCTTACTTATATCCAGGTATTGCCACAGTTATTGTTGTCGTGTCGATGTTTGTCGCCGTTGGAAATTCCGCAGCATTCAATTTGCTGCTGTCAGCTTACCTCGCCGGTGCGGCTTACTACTTTATCTATCAACTGTGCGGCAAACACAAGCCATGGTGGGTATTGCTTGGTTCGGCGTTAGCTACAGTCCTGATTGTGACCAGCCCGTTATTGATTGGATTTATATTCGTATTTAGAGAAATTTTGCCCGGTCACCTGCCAACCGAAGGCGAAACAATCAGTTTTTTGCCTTTTTTGAACAGAATGTTTTTCGGGGCGGGTCTGATGGAAGAATTGCTGAAAGCCCTGCCCGTTTTGGGAGCGATGCTGCTGGGAAATTGGCTGCGAAATCCGTGGCGCGAGCGAATCGGCGTTTGGGAACCTTTAGACGGAATTCTGTTAGGAAGTGCTTCGGCAGTCGGCTTTACACTGTTAGAAACTCTGGGACAGTACGTTCCCAATGTCATCCAAAATGTCACCCTGCAAGCAGGGCAGGACGCCGGACAATTAGTAGGATTGCAGTTGCTAATTCCCCGCATTTTGGGCTCCGCCGCCGGACACATGGCTTACAGCGGCTATTTGGGATATTTTATCGGTTTGAGCGCCCTCAAACCCAGAAAACGCTGGCCTATTTTGGGCGTAGGTTATTTCAGCGCTTCGGCACTTCACGCTTTGTGGAATGCGTCGGGAGCCGTCAGTGTACTTTTGCTGGCCTTGGTGGGAGTTTTGTCCTATGCCTTTTTGGTAGCCGCGATTTTGAAAGCCCGAGCTCTGTCTCCCAATCGAGAGCAAAATTTTGCAACTCGAATATTCTTTGAAAAGTGA
- a CDS encoding glycosyltransferase, producing MNDTPKYSLVIPIYNEEENIAELYRRISAVMDRLDGPVELILINDGSRDRSLELLRELHEKDSRICYLSFARNFGHQIAVTAGLNFSTGQVVVIMDGDLQDPPELIIDMVEQWRQGYQVVYAQRTQRRQEGWFKRLPAYMYYRILRHLADVDIPIDTGDFCLMDRCVVDVLNAMPERNRYIRGLRAWIGFKQTAVKFERDPRFAGDVKYTFSKSFALAMNGLVSFSKVPLRLSIYMGLFAAFVSVLMAFLILYWRIFYPNSALTGLTIVMMAVFFLGAVQLVSIGILGQYIGRIYEEVKGRPLYTLAEVAGFGDRHRSPK from the coding sequence ATGAACGATACACCTAAGTATTCTTTGGTAATTCCTATCTATAACGAAGAAGAAAATATCGCTGAATTGTATCGGCGAATTAGTGCAGTGATGGATCGGCTGGACGGCCCAGTAGAATTAATTTTAATCAATGATGGTAGCCGCGATCGCTCTCTCGAACTTTTGCGAGAATTGCACGAAAAAGACTCGCGAATTTGCTACCTTAGTTTTGCCCGCAATTTCGGTCACCAAATAGCTGTAACTGCTGGTTTAAACTTTTCTACTGGTCAAGTTGTAGTCATCATGGACGGCGATTTGCAAGACCCGCCCGAGCTAATTATAGATATGGTAGAACAGTGGCGGCAGGGCTATCAAGTTGTTTACGCTCAGCGCACCCAACGCCGTCAAGAAGGTTGGTTTAAGCGGTTGCCAGCTTATATGTATTATCGCATTTTGCGGCATCTTGCTGATGTTGATATTCCCATAGATACGGGGGATTTTTGTTTGATGGATCGCTGTGTAGTGGACGTACTCAATGCGATGCCTGAACGCAACCGCTACATTCGGGGACTACGCGCTTGGATTGGTTTTAAACAAACGGCGGTTAAGTTTGAACGCGATCCGCGTTTTGCTGGCGATGTTAAGTATACGTTCAGTAAATCTTTTGCCTTGGCGATGAACGGTTTAGTATCTTTTTCAAAAGTTCCCCTCCGACTTTCGATTTATATGGGGTTATTTGCGGCATTTGTATCTGTGTTAATGGCTTTTTTGATTTTGTATTGGCGGATATTTTATCCAAATTCTGCCTTAACGGGTTTGACAATTGTGATGATGGCGGTTTTCTTTTTGGGTGCGGTGCAGTTGGTTAGTATTGGAATTTTGGGCCAGTATATAGGGCGTATTTACGAGGAGGTGAAGGGCCGACCGCTTTATACGCTGGCAGAAGTGGCTGGTTTTGGCGATCGACACCGATCGCCAAAATAA
- a CDS encoding DUF1648 domain-containing protein has protein sequence MTGNAPNQRPIISLGLSPVLVAVELLGAIAILLAVLLIVKFWAVLPDRIPIHFGLGGLADAWGDKVTIWIMPAVAAIIFAVLTAVSRYPHTFNYPVRITSENARRQYLLGRGLLAWVKAEICWLLAFVVRQQILVALGNAQRFSVELVLGIIVLIFGTVGVYLLKSYSAR, from the coding sequence ATGACTGGAAACGCACCAAACCAACGGCCGATTATTTCTCTGGGGCTTTCGCCTGTTTTAGTGGCAGTAGAGCTTTTAGGTGCGATCGCGATTTTGCTGGCTGTTTTGCTCATCGTCAAGTTTTGGGCCGTTTTGCCCGATCGAATTCCGATTCATTTCGGCTTAGGGGGGCTGGCTGATGCTTGGGGCGACAAGGTGACGATTTGGATCATGCCGGCGGTTGCTGCCATTATTTTTGCGGTTTTAACTGCGGTTTCGCGCTATCCGCATACTTTTAATTATCCGGTACGAATTACTTCTGAGAACGCTCGCCGGCAATATCTGTTGGGGCGAGGCCTTTTGGCTTGGGTGAAGGCGGAGATTTGCTGGCTGTTGGCGTTTGTGGTGCGGCAGCAAATTCTTGTCGCTTTGGGCAATGCTCAAAGGTTTAGTGTGGAGTTAGTTTTGGGGATAATTGTTTTGATATTTGGGACGGTTGGGGTGTATTTGCTCAAGTCTTATTCTGCTCGCTAG
- a CDS encoding aspartyl protease, which translates to MTLVLPNMQEKQMGQVITTITLTNFIDLVMAERGFIAAEEVRSVTLDNVVVDTRATLLSLPALIISQLGLRQVGERDVETSAGIKKGRIFAGAQIIVEGREGRFDCLELPEGVSAVLLGVIPMEELGLEPDLKNRRLRVWPMNNQQTYLMG; encoded by the coding sequence ATGACCCTGGTACTCCCCAATATGCAAGAAAAACAAATGGGTCAAGTAATCACTACAATCACCCTCACGAATTTCATCGATCTAGTTATGGCTGAACGGGGATTCATTGCTGCTGAGGAAGTTCGCTCTGTTACCCTCGATAACGTTGTTGTCGATACCAGAGCAACTCTGCTTTCCTTGCCAGCTCTTATTATTAGCCAACTAGGTTTAAGGCAAGTAGGAGAAAGAGATGTAGAAACATCAGCGGGCATCAAAAAAGGTCGAATTTTTGCAGGCGCTCAAATTATTGTAGAGGGGAGAGAAGGGAGATTTGATTGTTTAGAGTTACCCGAAGGCGTTTCTGCTGTTTTGCTGGGCGTGATTCCCATGGAAGAACTAGGCTTAGAACCTGATTTAAAAAATCGACGGTTGCGAGTATGGCCGATGAACAATCAGCAAACATATCTGATGGGTTAG
- the def gene encoding peptide deformylase, translated as MTAQVLIEKKKLEKPPLTIHTLGDRVLRQPAKRVKSVDAEIRQLVREMLQTMYSADGIGLAAPQVGVNKQVIVLDCDPENPATPPMVLINPTIKSSGSDICILQEGCLSIPGVYLEVKRPEVIEVSYRDEYGRPQTLIATELLSRAIQHEMDHLNGVLFVDRVENKLALNEALVKHKFSPKAVKSV; from the coding sequence ATGACGGCTCAGGTCTTGATTGAAAAGAAAAAGTTAGAAAAACCGCCCCTAACAATACACACATTAGGCGATCGCGTCCTGCGGCAGCCAGCAAAGCGCGTCAAAAGCGTTGATGCAGAAATTCGGCAGCTAGTCCGAGAAATGCTGCAAACCATGTACAGTGCCGATGGCATCGGTTTGGCCGCCCCCCAAGTCGGAGTCAACAAACAAGTAATCGTACTCGATTGCGACCCGGAAAACCCCGCCACACCCCCAATGGTTTTGATCAACCCCACCATCAAAAGTAGCGGCAGCGATATCTGCATCTTGCAAGAAGGGTGTTTGAGCATTCCGGGAGTTTATTTAGAAGTCAAACGGCCAGAAGTCATTGAAGTATCCTACCGCGACGAATACGGCCGCCCACAAACCCTGATAGCAACAGAGTTACTGTCGAGGGCAATTCAGCACGAAATGGATCACCTCAACGGAGTGCTGTTTGTAGACAGAGTAGAAAACAAGCTGGCACTGAATGAAGCATTAGTCAAGCATAAATTTTCGCCCAAGGCAGTAAAATCAGTATGA
- a CDS encoding pentapeptide repeat-containing protein has product MTPENNSSQPNRPESNVTVESLNGASPTAPPESGTIVATAEPKKPVPPPPTRKVLLPQQPEQTTTEKSGSVVTLGLIAAMIFGLANDNIWLGLIGAVGAIGISLRLMWPSWGKIWAQVIPPTWRTLIVACFGLLAGIVGLLMLSGSNTEPGSRNIQINWDAIGALGELIGALGQILIAILGVYVAWRQYVISKDLTIQQNRITQQQTIDAYFQGVSDLALDEQGFLEDWPQERAIAEGRTAAIMSSVDAEGKAKILRFLSQSRLVTPLKRDRLLGRPILDGDGGYAEDRDHGIRVIDLNVMLAGADLAGTDLRWTDLSEANLVRANLSKCDLVKANLSRAVLYDANLARADMRGAALFYGSAETASPRSRTEFPNYQTGEHTGAVVEHADFTGVKRLSDEQRYYCCSWCGSKSRETIPGGCEGIPNKLGR; this is encoded by the coding sequence ATGACACCAGAAAACAACTCTTCTCAACCCAATCGCCCTGAATCTAACGTGACTGTAGAAAGTCTCAACGGTGCGAGCCCTACTGCGCCCCCAGAATCAGGGACAATCGTCGCTACTGCTGAACCGAAAAAACCGGTACCGCCACCTCCAACTCGCAAGGTTTTATTGCCGCAGCAGCCGGAACAAACGACTACTGAGAAGTCTGGGTCCGTGGTGACGCTGGGGTTGATCGCAGCGATGATTTTTGGGCTGGCCAATGACAACATTTGGCTGGGCTTAATTGGCGCCGTAGGTGCGATCGGCATATCGCTGCGGCTGATGTGGCCGAGTTGGGGCAAAATCTGGGCGCAGGTAATTCCGCCGACTTGGCGCACTCTGATCGTCGCCTGCTTCGGGCTTTTAGCTGGGATTGTTGGCTTGCTGATGCTCAGCGGTAGTAATACTGAACCGGGAAGCCGCAACATCCAAATCAACTGGGACGCCATCGGCGCTCTCGGCGAGTTGATCGGCGCTTTGGGCCAAATTTTGATCGCAATTTTAGGCGTTTATGTGGCTTGGCGACAGTACGTTATCTCGAAAGATTTGACGATTCAGCAAAATCGAATTACGCAGCAGCAAACGATCGATGCTTATTTTCAAGGGGTTTCGGACTTAGCGCTTGACGAACAAGGGTTTTTGGAAGACTGGCCGCAGGAAAGGGCAATCGCAGAAGGCCGCACGGCTGCGATTATGAGCAGTGTAGATGCTGAAGGTAAAGCTAAAATTCTGCGGTTTTTGTCGCAGTCTAGATTGGTTACTCCTCTGAAGCGCGATCGGCTTTTAGGCCGCCCCATCCTTGACGGTGACGGTGGCTACGCTGAAGATAGAGATCACGGTATCCGTGTTATCGATCTCAATGTCATGTTAGCGGGTGCTGACCTGGCTGGCACTGATTTGCGGTGGACGGATTTGAGCGAAGCCAACCTCGTCCGCGCTAATCTCAGCAAGTGCGATTTAGTGAAAGCCAACCTCTCCCGCGCTGTCTTGTACGACGCCAATCTTGCTCGCGCCGACATGAGAGGCGCCGCATTATTCTACGGCTCGGCAGAAACTGCATCTCCCCGCAGCCGTACCGAATTTCCTAACTATCAAACGGGTGAACATACCGGCGCTGTGGTTGAACATGCTGATTTCACCGGTGTCAAGCGGCTGTCGGACGAGCAGCGCTATTACTGCTGCTCTTGGTGTGGCTCTAAGTCGAGAGAGACTATTCCCGGTGGCTGCGAAGGGATTCCCAATAAACTCGGACGTTAA
- a CDS encoding tetratricopeptide repeat protein yields MGNRMDDCAALEETLAIAQTVLADLEKKAAGYTSLTRPSNLNIELKDKRQEVDNLKARLEAAQLAKKETQQSAQSEMNRQSPMRSRVPDSHYIEREEAKRLLERFALALKESEGQPLLFNICGTGGVGKTTLLGRLKDAHAGKVDFLEICFTKTPDIETPLKLMRKVHEQAVERFGRETIADSFKQKKQQFESTLYKLSHQSIDGETISSEEARKITSWFERFIWLNLIGLTSTSSKPTSFNVSGVGFSALAAIGEDADSLQESIEQRVRNHPATKDQPELLALMLQPVSKLTQAFAESLMQIAQSRGRSLVLILDTYEKAQSYLNQWLWQYLVEDTALSCAPVRLVVVGRRSLEADEGWRKLNQDRKLLFEVPLENFSIKDTHEYLKQIGIENGGIRAKIYKATQGLPYYLDWVRKQREQGKKPDFSQGNQAIAELLLQGIEPRNRKVLYVVACCLWFDRAMIRYLLGSVELGLQQDADNAEGYFEWLKDLDFVEFTKGHYRLDDVARDVFRQSYFQEDQTLFRKTHALLANYFQQQADKLVTPEMFLPDQYEDEDWRELMAEFLYYNLFGKGKEGLQKYIEQVFTAVYLKEPDVFMAPFAFICAEISEENQNLLPKATDKFFKDSGRALSFGWKFLHIHPKKYKIKFKGENTPSEQAIEEFSKQIEVSIQSLLGYVGDLKDSLGKCAGLIYKSLRCNTFREITDSLLQGKSQCEKLTHCDPKLKHTLFSMLGDLLESAERYKDALDCYQKALELDQGNASTFVGQGVALGNLERYEEALESFEKAIDLDPESVDAWANRGAVQGNLERYEEGLESCEKALHLDPKSVYAWVNRGNTLNNLERYEEALESYQKALDLAPKSVDAWVKRGNMLRKLERYEEALESYQKVIDLAPKSVDAWVNQGIALLDLERYEEVFTACDRAFKIDSKNLQALNTQALALSLLKNFEKAITAIDEAISLNPQEVILRANRGIILARAGRYTEALAECEQAIEQNPKHESGYYGKACCYALQGEIEQAIDNLQKAIDIAPRFSRNQAKHNPDFDSIRDDERFRALM; encoded by the coding sequence ATGGGAAATCGAATGGATGATTGCGCTGCTTTGGAAGAAACACTGGCTATTGCCCAAACGGTGCTTGCAGATTTAGAGAAAAAGGCAGCAGGCTACACCAGCCTGACAAGGCCGTCAAATCTAAATATCGAACTGAAGGACAAACGCCAAGAAGTTGATAACCTGAAGGCACGATTAGAAGCGGCACAATTAGCAAAGAAAGAGACTCAGCAGTCGGCTCAGTCCGAGATGAATCGTCAATCTCCGATGCGATCGCGAGTGCCAGATAGCCATTACATTGAACGAGAGGAGGCGAAAAGGCTTTTAGAACGCTTTGCCTTAGCACTCAAGGAATCTGAGGGACAACCCTTGCTATTCAATATTTGCGGAACTGGCGGAGTTGGTAAAACAACGTTACTGGGGCGGTTAAAGGATGCCCATGCAGGCAAAGTTGATTTTCTGGAGATTTGTTTTACGAAAACGCCTGATATCGAAACTCCCCTAAAATTGATGCGAAAGGTACATGAGCAGGCTGTTGAGCGTTTTGGACGTGAAACGATCGCTGATTCATTTAAACAAAAGAAGCAGCAGTTTGAGTCAACTCTATACAAGTTGAGTCATCAGTCAATTGATGGTGAAACAATTAGCAGCGAAGAAGCAAGGAAGATTACAAGCTGGTTTGAACGCTTCATATGGCTAAACCTAATAGGTTTGACCTCCACCTCAAGTAAGCCGACATCTTTTAATGTTTCAGGGGTAGGTTTTTCTGCATTAGCGGCCATTGGAGAGGATGCAGACAGCTTGCAAGAATCGATCGAGCAGCGAGTGCGGAATCACCCTGCGACCAAAGACCAGCCTGAGCTACTGGCTCTTATGTTACAGCCAGTTTCCAAACTGACGCAGGCATTTGCTGAAAGTCTGATGCAAATTGCCCAAAGCAGAGGACGATCGCTGGTGCTGATTTTGGATACCTATGAAAAAGCACAGTCTTACCTGAATCAATGGCTATGGCAGTATTTGGTCGAAGATACTGCCTTGTCTTGTGCACCAGTAAGGCTCGTGGTTGTAGGGCGGCGATCGCTGGAAGCAGATGAGGGTTGGCGCAAGCTCAACCAGGATCGGAAGTTGCTTTTTGAGGTGCCACTTGAGAATTTTAGCATCAAGGATACACATGAATATCTCAAGCAAATTGGCATTGAAAATGGCGGTATACGCGCCAAAATCTACAAAGCAACACAGGGATTACCCTATTATCTAGATTGGGTACGGAAGCAACGAGAGCAAGGTAAAAAACCTGATTTTTCCCAAGGAAACCAAGCGATCGCTGAATTACTTTTGCAGGGGATAGAGCCCCGGAATCGGAAAGTTTTGTATGTGGTAGCTTGTTGTCTATGGTTCGATCGGGCGATGATTCGGTATTTGCTTGGAAGCGTTGAATTAGGCTTACAACAAGATGCCGATAATGCAGAGGGTTACTTTGAATGGTTGAAAGACTTAGATTTTGTTGAGTTTACCAAAGGGCACTACCGCTTAGATGATGTGGCGCGGGATGTCTTTCGGCAGTCCTATTTTCAGGAGGATCAAACTCTGTTTCGCAAAACTCATGCTTTACTAGCCAATTACTTCCAGCAACAAGCGGATAAACTTGTTACTCCTGAAATGTTTTTACCCGATCAGTATGAGGATGAGGATTGGCGAGAGCTGATGGCAGAGTTTCTCTATTACAATCTTTTTGGCAAGGGAAAGGAAGGACTCCAAAAATATATTGAACAGGTCTTTACCGCAGTGTATCTGAAAGAACCAGATGTATTTATGGCTCCCTTTGCTTTCATTTGTGCAGAGATAAGTGAAGAGAACCAGAATCTGCTTCCCAAAGCGACAGACAAATTTTTTAAAGATTCCGGAAGAGCTCTCAGCTTTGGCTGGAAATTTCTACATATACACCCAAAAAAATACAAGATTAAATTTAAAGGTGAGAATACTCCTTCAGAACAAGCAATTGAGGAATTTTCCAAACAAATTGAAGTATCTATTCAATCCCTGTTGGGCTATGTTGGTGATCTCAAGGATAGTCTAGGCAAGTGTGCAGGACTGATCTATAAGTCTTTACGTTGCAATACATTCAGAGAAATAACTGATTCACTGTTGCAAGGGAAAAGCCAGTGTGAAAAATTAACTCACTGCGATCCGAAACTGAAGCATACTCTTTTTTCAATGCTTGGTGACTTACTGGAAAGTGCAGAACGTTACAAGGATGCACTGGATTGCTATCAGAAAGCACTGGAGTTAGACCAAGGTAATGCATCCACTTTTGTTGGGCAGGGTGTTGCTCTAGGCAATCTAGAGCGATATGAGGAAGCGCTGGAAAGTTTTGAAAAAGCGATTGACCTCGATCCTGAATCTGTTGATGCTTGGGCAAATCGAGGGGCTGTACAAGGCAATCTAGAGAGATATGAGGAAGGGCTGGAAAGTTGTGAAAAAGCGCTACACCTCGATCCTAAATCTGTTTATGCTTGGGTAAATCGAGGGAATACACTCAATAATCTAGAGAGATATGAGGAAGCGCTCGAAAGTTATCAAAAAGCGCTAGACCTCGCTCCTAAATCTGTTGATGCTTGGGTAAAACGAGGGAATATGCTCAGAAAACTAGAGAGATATGAGGAAGCACTGGAAAGTTATCAAAAAGTGATTGACCTCGCTCCTAAATCTGTTGATGCTTGGGTAAATCAAGGGATTGCTCTCCTTGATTTAGAGCGATATGAGGAAGTCTTTACTGCTTGCGATCGAGCTTTTAAAATTGATTCTAAGAATCTTCAAGCACTGAACACTCAAGCACTAGCATTAAGTCTTCTCAAAAATTTTGAGAAAGCTATTACAGCCATTGATGAAGCAATTAGCTTAAACCCTCAAGAAGTGATACTCAGGGCTAATCGTGGCATTATTTTGGCAAGGGCTGGTCGATACACCGAAGCCCTTGCTGAGTGTGAACAAGCGATCGAGCAAAATCCTAAGCATGAGAGTGGCTATTACGGTAAAGCCTGCTGCTACGCACTACAAGGTGAGATAGAACAGGCTATCGATAATCTACAGAAAGCGATTGATATTGCACCTCGTTTTAGCCGAAACCAAGCAAAACACAACCCAGATTTTGACAGTATCCGAGATGATGAACGATTTCGAGCTTTGATGTAA